One Oryza brachyantha chromosome 3, ObraRS2, whole genome shotgun sequence DNA segment encodes these proteins:
- the LOC102703662 gene encoding uncharacterized protein LOC102703662 yields MGGADPDRGGGGPDISKLFCHYNALYFHDSLGTCAVSWATDEDPLPHREVGGCEYYPGGGGCIILLSRSLYERYTDLDLKNVLLHEMIHAYMCIKDSNDNHSDHGPKFRKLMNTINLNSVADPHRPVGGYSITMLHEIRKKYYLHKCESCGDLIKSTEIRGPSHDDCIEGMGANDSCGSSSCHWHWHKKRCSGSYHRVQGSSPGCVEGSKALSEEALDCKDGESAPGSWHNEPTSIKSGKSNKHELEETSTGFLPPDDLIGISGPESSRGASNKKIKLSKDIGLDAQEALKRPRTTTLKKNQECSRQKKRKVSKWDGSYSVIIEWLNYYSVDESDDDEVPLINKRTERRKRQKLLKVAQVRESNSGSEGASSISFVENGINSSSAGSYPQSVGEDNDNSEIVPDTRVDGSSLPGHPVGSHVVTEGQAGHETAPSPLNSPTRGIIVDISDG; encoded by the exons ATGGGGGGCGCGGATCCggaccggggcggcggcgggccggaCATCTCCAAGCTCTTCTGCCACTACAACGCCCTCTACTTCCACGACTCCCTCGGCACCTGCGCCGTCTCCTGGGCGACGGACGAGGATCCGCTCCCCCATCG TGAAGTAGGTGGTTGTGAATATTATCCTGGAGGTGGTGGCTGTATTATACTGCTTTCGAGATCCTTGTATGAACGCTACACAGACTTGGATTTAAAGAATGTGTTGCTTCATGAAATGATTCATGCTTATATGTGCATCAAAGATAGTAATGATAACCATAG TGACCATGGACCAAAATTCCGGAAACTGATGAatacaataaatttaaactctgtAGCTGATCCTCAT CGTCCTGTTGGTGGCTACAGCATAACTATGCTTCATGAGATCAGAAAGAAATATTATCTACACAAA TGTGAAAGCTGTGGAGATTTGATCAAGTCAACTGAAATCAGAGGACCTTCACATGATGATTGCATTGAGGGAATGGGTGCTAATGACTCGTGTGGTAGTTCAAGTTGTCACTGGCATTG GCACAAGAAGCGGTGCTCTGGTAGCTATCACAGAGTTCAAGGATCATCACCAGGTTGTGTAGAGGGTTCAAAAG CTTTATCTGAAGAAGCACTTGATTGCAAGGATGGAGAATCAGCCCCTGGAAGTTGGCACAATGAACCTACATCAATTAAGAGCGGAAAAAGCAATAAGCATGAATTGGAAGAAACCTCTACTGGGTTTCTTCCTCCTGATGATTTAATTGGTATTTCTGGACCAGAGTCCTCAAGAGGCGCATCTAATAAGAAAATCAAATTGTCCAAGGATATTGGATTGGATGCTCAGGAGGCACTGAAGCGTCCAAGAACAACCACACTGAAGAAGAACCAAGAGTGCAGcagacaaaagaaaagaaaagtaagCAAGTGGGATGGTTCCTACTCAGTGATAATTGAATGGCTGAACTACTATTCTGTGGATGAATCAGACGATGATGAGGTACCtttgataaataaaagaaCTGAAAGAAGAAAGCGGCAGAAGTTACTGAAAGTTGCTCAGGTTAGGGAATCCAATAGTGGCAGTGAGGGTGCTAGTTCCATATCTTTTGTAGAAAATGGCATAAATTCTAGCAGTGCTGGTTCTTACCCTCAAAGCGTAGGGGAGGACAATGACAACTCTGAAATTGTCCCAGATACTCGAGTTGATGGAAGTTCGTTACCAGGTCATCCCGTGGGTAGCCATGTAGTAACTGAAGGTCAAGCTGGCCATGAAACTGCACCGTCACCATTGAACTCACCAACTAGAGGCATCATTGTTGACATTTCAGATGGTTGA
- the LOC102703944 gene encoding 50S ribosomal protein L15, chloroplastic yields MASITLLSLAPTAALLHLPASASLYSSFAAAPGPTAGRRSVVLRARPRRCVAVVCSAAAAEATEAEPAEKFRLDNLGPQKGSRRRPKRKGRGIAAGQGASCGFGMRGQKSRSGPGVRRGFEGGQMPLYRRLPKLRGIAGGMHIGLPKYVPFNLGDLARGGFKDGDEISLESLKSRGLINPSGRERKLPLKILGDGDVSVKLNIKAGAFSASAKEKLEAAGCTLTLLPKRKKWLPQSYLKNQARAEEYFSKKNGGAAESDEASA; encoded by the exons ATGGCGTCCATcaccctcctctccctcgcccCCACGGCCGCCTTGCTCCACCTCCCGGCCTCCGCGTCCCTCTActcctccttcgccgccgctcccggccCCACCGCAGGCCGTCGGTCCGTCGTCCTCCGtgcccgcccgcgccgctgCGTCGCGGTCGTGtgcagcgccgcggcggccgaggccACGGAGGCGGAGCCCGCGGAGAAGTTCCGGCTTGACAACCTGGGCCCGCAGAAGggttcgcggcggcggccgaagcGGAAGGGGCGCGGTATCGCGGCGGGGCAGGGCGCGAGCTGCGGGTTCGGTATGCGCGGCCAGAAGTCGCGCTCGGGGCCCGGCGTCCGGCGCGGGTTCGAGGGAGGGCAGATGCCGCTCTACCGCCGCCTCCCCAAGCTCCGCGGCATTGCTGGCG GAATGCATATTGGGTTGCCGAAGTATGTGCCGTTCAATTTGGGAGACCTGGCGCGTGGTGGGTTTAAGGATGGTGACGAGATATCATTGGAATCCTTGAAATCGAGGggtttaattaatccatctgGCAGGGAGAGAAAGCTTCCTCTGAAG ATTTTAGGAGACGGTGATGTATCAGTCAAGTTGAATATCAAGGCTGGGGCGTTCTCTGCTTCAGCCAAGGAGAAGCTCGAGGCAGCTGGTTGTACTTTAACTCTGTTGCCAAAGCGGAAGAAATGGCTACCGCAGTCTTATCTGAAGAACCAAGCTCGTGCAGAAGAATACTTTAGCAAGAAAAATGGTGGTGCTGCTGAATCTGATGAAGCATCTGCTTAG
- the LOC102706088 gene encoding 3-ketoacyl-CoA synthase 6-like — translation MPGGVAAAAAGAGYSGSVKLKYVKLGYQYLVNHFLTLLLVPVMAATALELARMGPGELLSLWRSLQLDLVHILCSAFLVVFVGTVYFMSRPRPVYLVDYSCYKPPPSCRVPFATFMEHTRLITDDEKSVRFQTRILERSGLGEETCLPPANHYIPPNPSMEASRAEAQLVIFSAIDDLVRRTGLKPKDIDILVVNCSLFSPTPSLSAMIINKYKLRSNIRSFNLSGMGCSAGLISLDLARDMLQVHPNSNALVVSTEIITPNFYWGTRRDMMLPNCLFRMGAAAILLSNRRREARRAKYRLMHVVRTHKGADDRAYRCVYEEEDEQGHSGISLSKELMAIAGDALKSNITTIGPLVLPMSEQLLFFFRLVGRKLINKKWKPYIPDFKLAFEHFCIHAGGRAVIDELQKNLDLSAQHVEASRMTLHRFGNTSSSSLWYELAYIEAKGRMRRGDRVWQIGFGSGFKCNSAVWKCLRTVKAPTGGPWDDCIHRYPVDIPEVVKL, via the exons ATGCCGgggggcgtggcggcggcggcggccggggcgggGTACTCGGGGTCGGTGAAGCTGAAGTACGTGAAGCTGGGGTATCAGTACCTGGTGAACCACTTCCTgacgctgctgctggtgccggtgatggcggcgacggcgctggAGCTGGCGAGGATGGGGCCCGGGGAGCTGCTGTCGCTGTGGCGGTCGCTGCAGCTGGACCTCGTGCACATCCTCTGCTCGGCGTTCCTCGTCGTGTTCGTGGGGACGGTGTACTTCATGTCGCGCCCCAGGCCGGTGTACCTCGTCGACTACTCCTGCTACAAGCCGCCGCCCAGCTGCCGGGTGCCGTTCGCCACCTTCATGGAGCACACGCGCCTCATCACCGACGACGAGAAGAGCGTGCGGTTCCAGACGAGGATCCTCGAGCGGTCAGGGCTCGGGGAGGAGACCTGCCTCCCGCCGGCCAACCACTACATCCCGCCCAACCCCAGCATGGAGGCGTCGCGCGCCGAGGCGCAGCTCGTCATCTTCTCCGCCATCGACGACCTCGTCCGCCGCACCGGCCTCAAGCCCAAGGACATCGACATCCTCGTCGTCAACTGCAGTCTCTTCTCCCCGACCCCGTCGCTCTCCGCCATGATCATCAATAAGTACAAGCTCCGTAGCAACATCCGTAGCTTCAACCTCTCCGGCATGGGCTGCAGCGCGGGACTCATCTCCCTCGACCTCGCCCGCGACATGCTCCAG GTGCATCCCAACTCGAACGCGCTGGTGGTGTCGACGGAGATCATCACGCCCAACTTCTACTGGGGCACCCGGCGGGACATGATGCTGCCCAACTGCTTGTTCCGgatgggcgcggcggcgatcctGCTGTCGAacaggaggagggaggcgaggcgggccAAGTACAGGCTGATGCACGTCGTCCGTACACACAAGGGAGCCGACGACCGCGCGTACCGGTGCGTgtacgaggaggaggacgagcagGGGCACTCGGGGATCTCGCTGTCCAAGGAGCTGAtggccatcgccggcgacgcgctcAAGTCCAACATCACGACCATCGGCCCGCTGGTGCTTCCCATGTCGGAGCagctgctcttcttcttccgccTCGTCGGGCGCAAGCTCATCAACAAGAAGTGGAAGCCGTACATCCCGGACTTCAAGCTGGCGTTCGAGCACTTCTGCATCCACGCCGGGGGCCGCGCCGTCATCGACGAGCTGCAGAAGAACCTGGACCTGTCCGCGCAGCACGTGGAGGCGTCCCGCATGACGCTCCACAGGTTCGGCAACACCTCCAGCAGCTCCCTCTGGTACGAGCTCGCCTACATCGAGGCCAAGGGGCGCATGCGCCGCGGCGACCGCGTCTGGCAGATCGGCTTCGGCAGCGGCTTCAAGTGCAACAGCGCCGTCTGGAAGTGCCTCCGCACCGTCAAGGCGCCCACCGGCGGCCCGTGGGACGACTGCATCCACCGCTACCCCGTCGACATCCCGGAGGTCGTCAAGCTGTGA